In Aythya fuligula isolate bAytFul2 unplaced genomic scaffold, bAytFul2.pri scaffold_46_arrow_ctg1, whole genome shotgun sequence, the following are encoded in one genomic region:
- the LOC116501577 gene encoding olfactory receptor 14C36-like — protein sequence MAYDHYIAICKPLHYGSLLGSRACAQMAAAAWGSGFLQAVLHIANVFSLPLCQGNSLSQFFCEIPQILKLSCTDLYIREVQLTTVTAFLFGGCFVFIVLSYVQIFRAVLRMPSEQGRQKAFSTCLPHLAVVFLFLSTVIFAHLKPPSISFPSLDVVLAFLYLVVPPVVNPFIYSMRNKEIKVAMWKVMTGCFSSAIYCLPSSLNHS from the coding sequence ATGGCCTACGACCActacattgccatctgcaagcccctgcactacgggagcctcctgggcagcagagcttgtgcccagatggcagcagctgcctggggcagtggctttctccaAGCTGTGCTGCACATTGCCAACgtattttccctgcccctctgccaaggcaattCTCTCagccagttcttctgtgaaatcccccagatcctcaagctctcttGCACAGACTTGTACATAAGGGAAGTTCAACTTACTACAGTTACTGCTTTTCTAtttgggggttgttttgttttcattgtgctgtcctatgtgcagatcttcagggctgtgctgaggatgccctctgagcagggccggcaaaaagccttttccacatgcctccctcacctggctgtggtcTTCCTCTTTCTCAGCACAGTTATCTTTGCCCACCTGAAGCCCCCATcaatttccttcccttccctggaTGTTGTTCTGGCATTTCTGTACTTGGTTGTGCCTCCAGTAGTGAACCCcttcatctacagcatgaggaacaaggAGATCAAGGTTGCCATGTGGAAAGTGATGACTGGgtgtttttcttcagcaataTATTGCCTGCCTTCTTCTCTAAATCACTCGTAA